From a single Helicovermis profundi genomic region:
- a CDS encoding pyridoxal-phosphate dependent enzyme yields MFTSDLIIETKRLISDYINTPMLDKSIYLSADKLEVYLKNEGLQHTKSFKLRGALSKLLRLTKEEKANGVVAVSSGNHGIAVSYACKLLKIDNVLIFVPKNTPSAKTEKIKWIGYT; encoded by the coding sequence ATGTTTACAAGTGATTTAATAATTGAAACTAAAAGACTTATAAGTGATTATATTAATACTCCAATGCTAGATAAATCAATTTATTTAAGTGCTGATAAATTAGAAGTATATCTAAAAAATGAAGGTTTACAGCATACAAAAAGTTTTAAACTTCGTGGTGCTTTAAGTAAATTGTTGAGGCTTACTAAAGAAGAAAAAGCAAATGGGGTAGTTGCAGTTTCTTCAGGGAATCATGGTATAGCAGTAAGTTATGCATGCAAATTATTAAAGATTGATAATGTACTTATTTTTGTACCTAAAAATACACCAAGCGCAAAAACAGAAAAAATAAAGTGGATAGGATATACTTAA
- a CDS encoding aminotransferase → MKIKDFGVEIWMNLYENNCKYNLAETCVNSMTVNELLDIASKREEIIDHILEIQLSYGDIEGSPKLIEGIQSLYKKVKANQITVSHGAIGANALTIFALVKAGDRVISVLPTYQQHYSIPEAYGADVKILQLKFENNFLPNLEELKSLVNDNTKLICINNPNNPTGALMNEEFLKEIVEIAKSCDSYILCDEVYRGLDHEDSGFTTSIVDLYDKGISTGSISKTFSLAGLRVGWVAGPEDLIETVNRRRDYNTISLGRIDDYLVGIALENKDKIIERNHLIVRENIKIVDEWVNNEPKLSYIKSKAGTTVFVKYDFDILSEDFCVKLLDEKGVMLVPEKALDMEGFFRLGYAFSPSDLKIGLEKISEFLKELS, encoded by the coding sequence ATGAAAATTAAAGATTTTGGTGTAGAAATATGGATGAATTTATATGAAAATAATTGTAAATATAATTTAGCTGAAACTTGTGTTAATTCTATGACTGTTAATGAACTTCTTGATATTGCTTCTAAAAGAGAAGAAATAATTGATCATATTTTAGAAATACAATTGAGTTATGGTGATATAGAAGGTTCACCTAAATTAATTGAAGGAATACAGTCACTTTATAAAAAGGTAAAAGCAAATCAAATTACTGTTTCACATGGGGCAATTGGAGCGAATGCACTTACTATATTTGCATTAGTAAAAGCGGGTGATAGAGTTATTTCAGTGCTTCCAACTTATCAGCAACATTATTCTATACCTGAAGCTTATGGTGCTGACGTAAAAATTCTTCAATTGAAATTCGAAAATAATTTTTTGCCGAATTTAGAAGAATTAAAATCATTGGTAAATGATAATACTAAACTAATTTGCATAAATAATCCTAATAATCCTACTGGTGCTTTGATGAATGAAGAATTTTTAAAAGAAATTGTTGAAATTGCTAAGAGTTGTGATTCCTATATTTTATGTGATGAAGTATATAGAGGATTAGATCATGAAGATTCGGGTTTTACTACTTCAATTGTAGACTTATATGATAAAGGAATAAGTACAGGAAGTATTTCTAAAACTTTTTCTTTAGCAGGTTTAAGAGTCGGATGGGTAGCGGGCCCAGAAGATCTTATTGAAACTGTAAACCGTAGACGCGATTATAATACAATAAGCTTAGGCAGAATAGATGACTATTTAGTAGGTATCGCATTAGAAAATAAAGATAAAATAATAGAAAGAAATCATTTGATTGTGCGTGAAAACATTAAAATTGTTGATGAATGGGTAAATAATGAGCCGAAACTTTCTTATATAAAATCAAAAGCAGGAACAACTGTATTTGTAAAATACGATTTTGATATTTTATCAGAAGATTTTTGTGTTAAATTATTAGATGAAAAAGGTGTTATGTTAGTGCCTGAAAAAGCATTAGATATGGAAGGATTTTTTAGATTAGGCTACGCATTTAGTCCAAGTGATTTAAAAATTGGATTAGAAAAAATTTCTGAATTTTTAAAAGAATTAAGTTAG